The following coding sequences lie in one Syngnathus scovelli strain Florida chromosome 1, RoL_Ssco_1.2, whole genome shotgun sequence genomic window:
- the LOC125985139 gene encoding uncharacterized protein: MRCCLLVLSLLACSCRALNYTGSAFTYHPLNGTTNTAVVRYKVAFQECNNLTLVNCEAELCTVNLVSVNFVDENSGEWCQYEVIVHVNNSEAPFHLALEGINWIDNINSITDVNASTYLELRTRSDTGRPNSSPRTTMLPIHRVPSNCDRVIRLPMYDTDGDKVYWYEKNNSFAKFSFFPKVLYRNPDGHLFYDAIVPEDVEEAMEGAYAVELMIKDFPHDDLLLIDPNGVKTFHSHLDPLSEVPIQFVLQVDPPVESCIPGDMVPKFVYPTPKDETHLYAFVNHTLKIDIHARALRSSIEQVLFSGPAGIEKEDLGGGQFVLSWTPTVEDSGLRHAICFVAESILVPERKLHSEMRCVIVAVDHTYFALDAKLLVRSFASVEYVIKEYGLKGLKEELVKRGLPTDIQVRLGWITKEKYLD; the protein is encoded by the exons atgcgttgctgcctgttggTTTTGTCGCTGCTGGCCTGCAGCTGCCGGGCCTTGAACTACACGGGCTCGGCGTTCACCTACCACCCCCTCAATGGCACGACCAACACG GCGGTCGTTCGCTACAAGGTGGCCTTCCAGGAGTGCAACAACCTCACCTtggtgaactgtgaggcggagctCTGCACAGTCAACTTGGTGTCTGTGAACTTTGTGGACGAGAACAGCGGAGAGTGGTGTCAATATGAAGTCATCGTGCATGTGAACAACTCCGAAGCACCTTTTCATCTGGC ACTGGAAGGCATCAACTGGATCGACAACATCAACAGTATCACGGACGTGAACGCCTCGACATACCTCGAGCTGAGGACAAGGTCCGACACAGGTCGGCCAAATTCGTCCCCCCGGACCACCATGCTTCCCATCCACAG GGTCCCCTCCAACTGCGACAGAGTAATAAGGCTGCCCATGTATGACACAGACGGAGATAAAGTTTACTGGTATGAGAAGAATAACAGCTTTGCGAAATTTAGTTTCTTTCCCAAAGTTCTTTATCGCAATCCA gatggtcatttattctatGATGCCATCGTGCCTGAGGACGTCGAGGAGGCCATGGAGGGCGCGTACGCTGTAGAGCTGATGATAAAGGATTTCCCACACGACGACTTGCTTCTAATTGACCCaaatggggtcaagacatttcaCTCACATTTGGATCCCCTCAGCGAGGTCCCCATTCAGTTTGTTCTGCAGG TGGATCCACCAGTGGAGTCGTGTATACCAGGGGATATGGTACCCAAATTTGTGTATCCTACACCTAAAGATGAAACTCACCTTTACGCCTTTGTAAACCATACGCTGAAGATTGACATTCATGCAAGGGCGCTGAGATCAAG CATCGAACAAGTGCTGTTCAGCGGGCCGGCTGGCATAGAGAAGGAGGATCTCGGCGGCGGCCAATTTGTTTTGTCCTGGACACCGACTGTAGAAGATTCGGGCCTACGTCACGCCATCTGCTTTGTTGCTGAATCGATTCTAGTTCCAGAACG CAAACTTCATTCGGAGATGCGCTGCGTCATCGTAGCAGTTGACCACA cgtaTTTTGCCCTGGATGCCAAGTTGTTGGTCCGAAGCTTCGCTTCTGTCGAATACGTCATCAAAGAGTACGGTTTAAAGGGG TTGAAGGAGGAGCTGGTTAAGCGAGGACTGCCCACCGACATCCAAGTGCGATTGGGGTGGATAactaaagaaaaatatttggatTGA
- the LOC125985145 gene encoding uncharacterized protein isoform X1 yields MWCHLLVLSLLVCGSHASNFLSTVMIYDPSGNNTVVVRSKMTYQNQCPGSFWTCQSKNCTEGASRAVATIDTNGTCQNDVETYYDVTQTSKLVLRLSAPVVLQWWINVTNNVTEVVAVAHAHTWTRSDTGRANASPRSNVLPVLRVASNCQRNVTLPTFDPDGDVVRCRYQNATSVLKLSADCNMFFVPSIDIAEGAYAVQVLMEDFPRQNITLAYGNGSENLTSEDPLSQIPVQFVLIVGPRLTSCVDGESLPLFWPSTPANGDHLFASVNQTLIIRLSFIAPSIQSLRLLFSGPLDMTDRRNSELVWTPTEKDLGLSHPVCFVLQTVDFEVITRHSEMRCVIVTVHPVVVTVTARLQSTFRLSADQIDVAQLKADLVLRGLPSDTTLKLVSFNETATQSSIVP; encoded by the exons ATGTGGTGCCACCTGCTCGTCTTGTCCCTGCTCGTCTGCGGCTCCCATGCATCCAACTTCCTGAGCACGGTCATGATCTATGACCCCTCCGGGAATAATACG GTGGTTGTTCGCTCCAAAATGACCTACCAAAACCAGTGCCCTGGATCCTTTTGGACGTGTCAGTCAAAGAACTGCACCGAAGGTGCATCTCGGGCCGTAGCCACCATTGATACTAACGGAACGTGTCAAAATGACGTAGAAACATATTATGATGTGACGCAGACCTCCAAGCTGGTGCTGCG CCTTTCTGCTCCAGTTGTCCTCCAGTGGTGGATCAACGTTACCAATAACGTAACAGAGGTGGTGGCCGTCGCACACGCACATACCTGGACGAGATCCGACACTGGCCGGGCAAACGCGTCCCCCCGGTCCAACGTGCTGCCCGTTCTCAG AGTCGCCTCCAACTGCCAGAGGAACGTGACCCTACCCACCTTCGACCCTGACGGAGACGTGGTGAGGTGTCGCTATCAAAACGCAACATCTGTTCTCAAGCTCTCGGCA GATTGCAACATGTTTTTCGTCCCAAGCATTGACATCGCGGAAGGTGCGTACGCCGTGCAGGTGCTCATGGAGGACTTTCCTCGCCAGAACATCACGCTGGCTTACGGCAATGGAAGTGAGAATCTCACAAGCGAGGATCCCCTCAGCCAAATCCCCGTCCAGTTTGTTCTGATCG TAGGTCCTCGGCTGACGTCCTGCGTGGATGGAGAGTCCCTGCCTCTCTTCTGGCCTTCTACACCAGCCAACGGAGATCATCTGTTCGCCTCAGTCAATCAGACCCTGATAATCCGCTTAAGTTTTATCGCGCCATCTATTCA GAGCCTGCGTCTGCTGTTTAGCGGGCCGTTGGACATGACTGATAGGAGGAACAGTGAGCTGGTCTGGACGCCGACTGAGAAGGACCTGGGTCTAAGTCACCCAGTCTGCTTCGTCCTTCAAACGGTTGACTTTGAAGTGAT CACACGTCACTCAGAGATGCGCTGTGTCATTGTGACGGTTCATCCTG TTGTGGTTACAGTGACAGCAAGGCTCCAGTCGACATTCCGCCTGTCTGCGGACCAAATCGACGTAGCGCAG CTGAAAGCAGATCTGGTGTTACGAGGGCTGCCCTCTGACACCACCCTGAAATTGGTGAGCTTCAACGAGACCGCAACACAAAGCTCCATTGTACCCTGA
- the LOC125985145 gene encoding uncharacterized protein isoform X2 yields the protein MWCHLLVLSLLVCGSHASNFLSTVMIYDPSGNNTVVVRSKMTYQNQCPGSFWTCQSKNCTEGASRAVATIDTNGTCQNDVETYYDVTQTSKLVLRLSAPVVLQWWINVTNNVTEVVAVAHAHTWTRSDTGRANASPRSNVLPVLRVASNCQRNVTLPTFDPDGDVVRCRYQNATSVLKLSADCNMFFVPSIDIAEGAYAVQVLMEDFPRQNITLAYGNGSENLTSEDPLSQIPVQFVLIVGPRLTSCVDGESLPLFWPSTPANGDHLFASVNQTLIIRLSFIAPSIQSLRLLFSGPLDMTDRRNSELVWTPTEKDLGLSHPVCFVLQTVDFEVITRHSEMRCVIVTVHPVVVTVTARLQSTFRLSADQIDVAQVRHSASAESRSGVTRAAL from the exons ATGTGGTGCCACCTGCTCGTCTTGTCCCTGCTCGTCTGCGGCTCCCATGCATCCAACTTCCTGAGCACGGTCATGATCTATGACCCCTCCGGGAATAATACG GTGGTTGTTCGCTCCAAAATGACCTACCAAAACCAGTGCCCTGGATCCTTTTGGACGTGTCAGTCAAAGAACTGCACCGAAGGTGCATCTCGGGCCGTAGCCACCATTGATACTAACGGAACGTGTCAAAATGACGTAGAAACATATTATGATGTGACGCAGACCTCCAAGCTGGTGCTGCG CCTTTCTGCTCCAGTTGTCCTCCAGTGGTGGATCAACGTTACCAATAACGTAACAGAGGTGGTGGCCGTCGCACACGCACATACCTGGACGAGATCCGACACTGGCCGGGCAAACGCGTCCCCCCGGTCCAACGTGCTGCCCGTTCTCAG AGTCGCCTCCAACTGCCAGAGGAACGTGACCCTACCCACCTTCGACCCTGACGGAGACGTGGTGAGGTGTCGCTATCAAAACGCAACATCTGTTCTCAAGCTCTCGGCA GATTGCAACATGTTTTTCGTCCCAAGCATTGACATCGCGGAAGGTGCGTACGCCGTGCAGGTGCTCATGGAGGACTTTCCTCGCCAGAACATCACGCTGGCTTACGGCAATGGAAGTGAGAATCTCACAAGCGAGGATCCCCTCAGCCAAATCCCCGTCCAGTTTGTTCTGATCG TAGGTCCTCGGCTGACGTCCTGCGTGGATGGAGAGTCCCTGCCTCTCTTCTGGCCTTCTACACCAGCCAACGGAGATCATCTGTTCGCCTCAGTCAATCAGACCCTGATAATCCGCTTAAGTTTTATCGCGCCATCTATTCA GAGCCTGCGTCTGCTGTTTAGCGGGCCGTTGGACATGACTGATAGGAGGAACAGTGAGCTGGTCTGGACGCCGACTGAGAAGGACCTGGGTCTAAGTCACCCAGTCTGCTTCGTCCTTCAAACGGTTGACTTTGAAGTGAT CACACGTCACTCAGAGATGCGCTGTGTCATTGTGACGGTTCATCCTG TTGTGGTTACAGTGACAGCAAGGCTCCAGTCGACATTCCGCCTGTCTGCGGACCAAATCGACGTAGCGCAGGTCCGTCATTCAGCATCAG CTGAAAGCAGATCTGGTGTTACGAGGGCTGCCCTCTGA
- the LOC125985179 gene encoding type I phosphatidylinositol 4,5-bisphosphate 4-phosphatase-A has translation MADGESSPLLSSEHHDETNGNFLGRTSYGLLAEPQSLVPDEPPPPYSPHSSPESFSGSAPVISCRVCQGAICVEGKTHQHVVKCSVCNEATPIKNAPAGKKYVRCPCSCLLICKVTSQKIACPRPYCKRIINLGPVHVGEDSPELQNPPVGVRVICGHCSNTFLWTEISDRTLSRCPHCRKVSSVGRRYPRRRTLLCLMVFAVVAASTAGLMVGTWRPARDSKGIYAAWVLLLLIAAFALARTVYWSCLKISQPIST, from the exons ATGGCGGATGGGGAGAGCTCACCGCTGCTGTCCTCCGAGCACCACGACGAGACAAATGGCAATTTTCTCGGTAGAACGTCCTACGGACTCCTCGCTGAACCCCAGA gTTTGGTGCCTGATGAACCCCCGCCGCCCTACTCGCCACACAGCAGCCCGGAAAGCTTCAGTGGTAGCGCTCCAGTTATCAGCTGCCGCGTTTGTCAGGGAGCCATATGCGTGGAAGGCAAGACGCACCAGCATGTGGTCAAGTGCAGCGTTTGCAATGAAGCGACT CCCATCAAGAACGCCCCGGCTGGCAAGAAATATGTCAGATGTCCATGTAGCTGTCTGCTCATCTGCAAAGTCACGTCGCAGAAGATCGCATGTCCACGACCGTACTG TAAACGCATCATCAATCTAGGCCCAGTTCACGTCGGCGAGGATAGTCCGGAGCTGCAGAACCCACCCGTCGGTGTCCGAGTCATCTGTGGCCATTGCTCCAACACGTTCCTG TGGACAGAAATTTCCGACAGGACCTTGTCTAGATGTCCGCACTGTCGTAAAGT TTCCTCAGTTGGCCGGCGGTACCCGAGGAGGAGGACCCTGCTGTGTCTCATGGTCTTCGCCGTGGTGGCCGCTTCCACCGCCGGACTAATG GTGGGAACGTGGCGGCCCGCTCGGGACTCCAAAGGGATCTACGCCGCGTGGGTGCTGCTCCTTCTTATCGCCGCCTTCGCCCTGGCCAGAACCGTCTACTGGAGTTGCCTAAAAATTAGCCAACCCATTTCAACGTGA